In one Bradyrhizobium sp. 4 genomic region, the following are encoded:
- a CDS encoding DUF2147 domain-containing protein — MTSRFAALIVLLAALLGATAAHAQSADGTWLTQAGDARVKISKCGGGICGNVVWLREPHDTATGQPATDSKNPNPALARRPMIGLPLFSGMQPSGPSKWSGQIYNADDGSTYASSVTVTSADSLRVEGCVGALCGGETWTRAGR, encoded by the coding sequence ATGACTTCCAGATTCGCTGCTCTCATCGTCCTTCTGGCTGCGCTCCTTGGCGCGACTGCCGCCCATGCGCAGAGCGCCGACGGGACCTGGCTGACCCAGGCCGGCGACGCCCGCGTCAAGATCAGCAAATGCGGCGGCGGCATCTGCGGCAATGTCGTCTGGCTGCGTGAACCCCACGACACCGCGACCGGCCAGCCCGCCACCGACAGCAAGAATCCCAATCCCGCCCTCGCCAGGCGCCCGATGATCGGCTTGCCATTGTTCAGCGGCATGCAGCCGTCAGGGCCGAGCAAATGGTCGGGTCAGATCTACAATGCCGACGACGGCAGCACCTATGCGAGCAGCGTTACGGTGACATCAGCGGATTCGCTGCGGGTTGAGGGGTGCGTTGGCGCGCTCTGCGGCGGAGAAACGTGGACCCGGGCGGGGCGCTAG